A single genomic interval of Caretta caretta isolate rCarCar2 chromosome 23, rCarCar1.hap1, whole genome shotgun sequence harbors:
- the LOC125628462 gene encoding 72 kDa type IV collagenase-like, which yields MGRPWCATTPNYDKDHLRCFCFSEAYGGNSNGQRCTFPFVYKKQLFYTCTNAGDKMGHFWCATTHNYDRNKLWSDCPDTILGGNAAGKSCAFPFLYNKQMHYTCTSDGESSGHLWCSTTRNYDVDKKWTYCSTPDYDRPSHGKPCVFPFIYKKFKFHTCTNLAEASGKFWCSSTDNYDRDHRWSHCPA from the exons ATGGGAAGGCCCTGGTGTGCTACCACTCCCAACTATGACAAAGACCATCTCCGGTGCTTCTGCTTTAGCGAGG CCTACGGGGGGAACTCCAATGGCCAGCGCTGCACGTTTCCTTTTGTCTACAAAAAACAGCTATTTTACACCTGCACCAACGCTGGAGACAAGATGGGACATTTCTGGTGCGCCACAACCCACAATTACGACCGGAATAAGCTGTGGAGCGACTGCCCCGATACCA TCCTGGGTGGGAACGCAGCAGGAAAGAGCTGTGCGTTCCCCTTCCTCTACAACAAACAAATGCACTACACCTGCACCAGCGACGGGGAGAGCTCGGGACACCTGTGGTGCAGCACCACCAGGAATTACGACGTGGACAAGAAGTGGACTTACTGCTCCACACCAG ACTACGACCGCCCCTCCCACGGCAAGCCCTGTGTCTTCCCCTTCATCTACAAGAAGTTTAAATTCCACACCTGCACCAACTTGGCGGAGGCCAGCGGGAAGTTCTGGTGTTCCAGCACAGACAACTATGACCGAGACCATCGGTGGAGCCACTGCCCTGCCTGA